A stretch of Panthera tigris isolate Pti1 chromosome E2, P.tigris_Pti1_mat1.1, whole genome shotgun sequence DNA encodes these proteins:
- the CEACAM20 gene encoding carcinoembryonic antigen-related cell adhesion molecule 20 isoform X6 produces the protein MWSLPAAVQLTSDANPLTTIQKLLARPTIAISQDTATEQRENVTFRCSTQDADVTIHWVFNDLPLVFHERVQLSTDGKTLTILTVQREDSGTYKCEAQAFHQVRSSAPTFLTVNHGPDPFEIKLESGVSRGEVVEVIEGSTVTFSVETQSHPPPSYTWFLPYDSIPPPTMSSFTIQAVSREHEGTYRCLVSNGATHLLRLGALKVRVLETLTKPHIVPPSLNLVENASSVALTCQTPHEGAGVLWLLRGQALLPSDHLVLSADNRSLVIHGLRRDDTGPYECEVWNWGSRARSEPFRLAMSYGPDRVDITSGSAPGVVGTVEAELNSSLTLQCRAESQPGAEFHWTLEQSTAVHAGQVLIIWALTWEHQGIYNCTASNPLTHLARSASVRVRVVGPQSSLSAGAIGGIAIGILAVIALSAGLGCFLYIRNARRLSREKAEDPIQEAATPTSEEEPHAESCSNAATRSPRAVL, from the exons ATGTGGAGTCTGCCAGCTGCAGTCCAGCTCACCTCTGATGCCAACCCACTTACCACCATCCAAA AACTGCTGGCCAGACCCACCATTGCAATCAGCCAGGACACTGCCACAGAACAGAGGGAAAACGTGACCTTCCGCTGTAGCACCCAGGATGCTGACGTTACCATCCACTGGGTCTTCAACGATCTCCCCCTGGTGTTCCACGAGCGCGTGCAGCTGTCCACAGATGGCAAGACCCTCACCATCCTCACCGTACAGCGGGAAGACTCTGGGACTTACAAATGTGAAGCCCAGGCTTTCCACCAGGTCCGGAGCAGTGCTCCCACCTTCCTGACTGTGAACC ATGGTCCTGACCCCTTTGAAATCAAGTTGGAGTCTGGTGtatccagaggggaggtggttgaaGTGATAGAGGGTTCCACTGTGACCTTCTCCGTGGAAACACAGTCTCATCCTCCCCCTTCCTATACCTGGTTTCTCCCCTATGactccatcccacctcccaccatgAGTTCGTTCACCATCCAAGCTGTGTCCCGGGAACATGAAGGGACGTACAGGTGCTTGGTATCCAACGGTGCTACCCACCTGCTTCGCCTGGGTGCTCTTAAAGTTCGAGTCCTTG AAACGCTGACCAAGCCTCACATTGTGCCCCCAAGCCTGAATCTCGTGGAAAATGCCAGCTCCGTGGCCCTGACCTGCCAGACCCCCCATGAGGGGGCTGGAGTCCTGTGGCTCCTGAGGGGCCAGGCTCTCCTGCCCAGCGATCACCTCGTGCTGTCGGCTGACAACAGGAGCCTGGTCATCCACGGCCTCCGGCGGGACGATACAGGACCCTATGAGTGTGAGGTCTGGAACTGGGGCAGCCGGGCACGAAGCGAGCCCTTCAGGCTCGCCATGAGCT ACGGCCCTGACCGAGTGGACATCACCAGCGGGTCTGCGCCCGGGGTGGTCGGCACCGTGGAGGCCGAGCTCAACTCCAGCCTGACCCTGCAGTGCCGGGCGGAGTCCCAGCCAGGCGCTGAGTTTCACTGGACCCTTGAACAGTCCACCGCTGTGCATGCGGGGCAGGTGCTGATCATCTGGGCCCTGACCTGGGAGCACCAGGGGATCTACAACTGCACGGCCTCCAACCCGCTGACCCACCTGGCCCGCTCTGCCTCGGTCCGGGTCAGAGTGGTAG GTCCCCAGTCATCCCTGTCTGCAGGAGCCATTGGTGGCATTGCTATCGGGATCCTGGCTGTCATTGCCCTGTCCGCAGGGCTGGGCTGCTTCCTCTACATCAGAAATGCCAGA CGGCTCTCAAGGGAAAAAGCAGAGGACCCCATCCAGGAGGCAGCAACACCCACCTCTGAGGAGGAGCCCCATGCAGAGTCCTGTTCCA
- the CEACAM20 gene encoding carcinoembryonic antigen-related cell adhesion molecule 20 isoform X7 → MWSLPAAVQLTSDANPLTTIQKLLARPTIAISQDTATEQRENVTFRCSTQDADVTIHWVFNDLPLVFHERVQLSTDGKTLTILTVQREDSGTYKCEAQAFHQVRSSAPTFLTVNHGPDPFEIKLESGVSRGEVVEVIEGSTVTFSVETQSHPPPSYTWFLPYDSIPPPTMSSFTIQAVSREHEGTYRCLVSNGATHLLRLGALKVRVLETLTKPHIVPPSLNLVENASSVALTCQTPHEGAGVLWLLRGQALLPSDHLVLSADNRSLVIHGLRRDDTGPYECEVWNWGSRARSEPFRLAMSYGPDRVDITSGSAPGVVGTVEAELNSSLTLQCRAESQPGAEFHWTLEQSTAVHAGQVLIIWALTWEHQGIYNCTASNPLTHLARSASVRVRVVGPQSSLSAGAIGGIAIGILAVIALSAGLGCFLYIRNARRCCHQIPQSSFMRRSHHQ, encoded by the exons ATGTGGAGTCTGCCAGCTGCAGTCCAGCTCACCTCTGATGCCAACCCACTTACCACCATCCAAA AACTGCTGGCCAGACCCACCATTGCAATCAGCCAGGACACTGCCACAGAACAGAGGGAAAACGTGACCTTCCGCTGTAGCACCCAGGATGCTGACGTTACCATCCACTGGGTCTTCAACGATCTCCCCCTGGTGTTCCACGAGCGCGTGCAGCTGTCCACAGATGGCAAGACCCTCACCATCCTCACCGTACAGCGGGAAGACTCTGGGACTTACAAATGTGAAGCCCAGGCTTTCCACCAGGTCCGGAGCAGTGCTCCCACCTTCCTGACTGTGAACC ATGGTCCTGACCCCTTTGAAATCAAGTTGGAGTCTGGTGtatccagaggggaggtggttgaaGTGATAGAGGGTTCCACTGTGACCTTCTCCGTGGAAACACAGTCTCATCCTCCCCCTTCCTATACCTGGTTTCTCCCCTATGactccatcccacctcccaccatgAGTTCGTTCACCATCCAAGCTGTGTCCCGGGAACATGAAGGGACGTACAGGTGCTTGGTATCCAACGGTGCTACCCACCTGCTTCGCCTGGGTGCTCTTAAAGTTCGAGTCCTTG AAACGCTGACCAAGCCTCACATTGTGCCCCCAAGCCTGAATCTCGTGGAAAATGCCAGCTCCGTGGCCCTGACCTGCCAGACCCCCCATGAGGGGGCTGGAGTCCTGTGGCTCCTGAGGGGCCAGGCTCTCCTGCCCAGCGATCACCTCGTGCTGTCGGCTGACAACAGGAGCCTGGTCATCCACGGCCTCCGGCGGGACGATACAGGACCCTATGAGTGTGAGGTCTGGAACTGGGGCAGCCGGGCACGAAGCGAGCCCTTCAGGCTCGCCATGAGCT ACGGCCCTGACCGAGTGGACATCACCAGCGGGTCTGCGCCCGGGGTGGTCGGCACCGTGGAGGCCGAGCTCAACTCCAGCCTGACCCTGCAGTGCCGGGCGGAGTCCCAGCCAGGCGCTGAGTTTCACTGGACCCTTGAACAGTCCACCGCTGTGCATGCGGGGCAGGTGCTGATCATCTGGGCCCTGACCTGGGAGCACCAGGGGATCTACAACTGCACGGCCTCCAACCCGCTGACCCACCTGGCCCGCTCTGCCTCGGTCCGGGTCAGAGTGGTAG GTCCCCAGTCATCCCTGTCTGCAGGAGCCATTGGTGGCATTGCTATCGGGATCCTGGCTGTCATTGCCCTGTCCGCAGGGCTGGGCTGCTTCCTCTACATCAGAAATGCCAGACG
- the CEACAM20 gene encoding carcinoembryonic antigen-related cell adhesion molecule 20 isoform X4: MWSLPAAVQLTSDANPLTTIQKLLARPTIAISQDTATEQRENVTFRCSTQDADVTIHWVFNDLPLVFHERVQLSTDGKTLTILTVQREDSGTYKCEAQAFHQVRSSAPTFLTVNHGPDPFEIKLESGVSRGEVVEVIEGSTVTFSVETQSHPPPSYTWFLPYDSIPPPTMSSFTIQAVSREHEGTYRCLVSNGATHLLRLGALKVRVLETLTKPHIVPPSLNLVENASSVALTCQTPHEGAGVLWLLRGQALLPSDHLVLSADNRSLVIHGLRRDDTGPYECEVWNWGSRARSEPFRLAMSYGPDRVDITSGSAPGVVGTVEAELNSSLTLQCRAESQPGAEFHWTLEQSTAVHAGQVLIIWALTWEHQGIYNCTASNPLTHLARSASVRVRVVGPQSSLSAGAIGGIAIGILAVIALSAGLGCFLYIRNARRLSREKAEDPIQEAATPTSEEEPHAESCSNWLSPMYANLPKPQGQVGVTKLFNMTMCSFELLWESGGICCHQIPQSSFMRRSHHQ; this comes from the exons ATGTGGAGTCTGCCAGCTGCAGTCCAGCTCACCTCTGATGCCAACCCACTTACCACCATCCAAA AACTGCTGGCCAGACCCACCATTGCAATCAGCCAGGACACTGCCACAGAACAGAGGGAAAACGTGACCTTCCGCTGTAGCACCCAGGATGCTGACGTTACCATCCACTGGGTCTTCAACGATCTCCCCCTGGTGTTCCACGAGCGCGTGCAGCTGTCCACAGATGGCAAGACCCTCACCATCCTCACCGTACAGCGGGAAGACTCTGGGACTTACAAATGTGAAGCCCAGGCTTTCCACCAGGTCCGGAGCAGTGCTCCCACCTTCCTGACTGTGAACC ATGGTCCTGACCCCTTTGAAATCAAGTTGGAGTCTGGTGtatccagaggggaggtggttgaaGTGATAGAGGGTTCCACTGTGACCTTCTCCGTGGAAACACAGTCTCATCCTCCCCCTTCCTATACCTGGTTTCTCCCCTATGactccatcccacctcccaccatgAGTTCGTTCACCATCCAAGCTGTGTCCCGGGAACATGAAGGGACGTACAGGTGCTTGGTATCCAACGGTGCTACCCACCTGCTTCGCCTGGGTGCTCTTAAAGTTCGAGTCCTTG AAACGCTGACCAAGCCTCACATTGTGCCCCCAAGCCTGAATCTCGTGGAAAATGCCAGCTCCGTGGCCCTGACCTGCCAGACCCCCCATGAGGGGGCTGGAGTCCTGTGGCTCCTGAGGGGCCAGGCTCTCCTGCCCAGCGATCACCTCGTGCTGTCGGCTGACAACAGGAGCCTGGTCATCCACGGCCTCCGGCGGGACGATACAGGACCCTATGAGTGTGAGGTCTGGAACTGGGGCAGCCGGGCACGAAGCGAGCCCTTCAGGCTCGCCATGAGCT ACGGCCCTGACCGAGTGGACATCACCAGCGGGTCTGCGCCCGGGGTGGTCGGCACCGTGGAGGCCGAGCTCAACTCCAGCCTGACCCTGCAGTGCCGGGCGGAGTCCCAGCCAGGCGCTGAGTTTCACTGGACCCTTGAACAGTCCACCGCTGTGCATGCGGGGCAGGTGCTGATCATCTGGGCCCTGACCTGGGAGCACCAGGGGATCTACAACTGCACGGCCTCCAACCCGCTGACCCACCTGGCCCGCTCTGCCTCGGTCCGGGTCAGAGTGGTAG GTCCCCAGTCATCCCTGTCTGCAGGAGCCATTGGTGGCATTGCTATCGGGATCCTGGCTGTCATTGCCCTGTCCGCAGGGCTGGGCTGCTTCCTCTACATCAGAAATGCCAGA CGGCTCTCAAGGGAAAAAGCAGAGGACCCCATCCAGGAGGCAGCAACACCCACCTCTGAGGAGGAGCCCCATGCAGAGTCCTGTTCCA ACTGGCTGAGCCCCATGTATGCCAATTTACCCAAACCTCAAGGACAGGTTGGAGTCACAAAG CTCTTCAACATGACAATGTGCAGCTTTGAGCTCCTCTGGGAATCAGGAGGGAT
- the CEACAM20 gene encoding carcinoembryonic antigen-related cell adhesion molecule 20 isoform X5, with translation MWSLPAAVQLTSDANPLTTIQKLLARPTIAISQDTATEQRENVTFRCSTQDADVTIHWVFNDLPLVFHERVQLSTDGKTLTILTVQREDSGTYKCEAQAFHQVRSSAPTFLTVNHGPDPFEIKLESGVSRGEVVEVIEGSTVTFSVETQSHPPPSYTWFLPYDSIPPPTMSSFTIQAVSREHEGTYRCLVSNGATHLLRLGALKVRVLETLTKPHIVPPSLNLVENASSVALTCQTPHEGAGVLWLLRGQALLPSDHLVLSADNRSLVIHGLRRDDTGPYECEVWNWGSRARSEPFRLAMSYGPDRVDITSGSAPGVVGTVEAELNSSLTLQCRAESQPGAEFHWTLEQSTAVHAGQVLIIWALTWEHQGIYNCTASNPLTHLARSASVRVRVVGPQSSLSAGAIGGIAIGILAVIALSAGLGCFLYIRNARRLSREKAEDPIQEAATPTSEEEPHAESCSNWLSPMYANLPKPQGQVGVTKLFNMTMCSFELLWESGDAATRSPRAVL, from the exons ATGTGGAGTCTGCCAGCTGCAGTCCAGCTCACCTCTGATGCCAACCCACTTACCACCATCCAAA AACTGCTGGCCAGACCCACCATTGCAATCAGCCAGGACACTGCCACAGAACAGAGGGAAAACGTGACCTTCCGCTGTAGCACCCAGGATGCTGACGTTACCATCCACTGGGTCTTCAACGATCTCCCCCTGGTGTTCCACGAGCGCGTGCAGCTGTCCACAGATGGCAAGACCCTCACCATCCTCACCGTACAGCGGGAAGACTCTGGGACTTACAAATGTGAAGCCCAGGCTTTCCACCAGGTCCGGAGCAGTGCTCCCACCTTCCTGACTGTGAACC ATGGTCCTGACCCCTTTGAAATCAAGTTGGAGTCTGGTGtatccagaggggaggtggttgaaGTGATAGAGGGTTCCACTGTGACCTTCTCCGTGGAAACACAGTCTCATCCTCCCCCTTCCTATACCTGGTTTCTCCCCTATGactccatcccacctcccaccatgAGTTCGTTCACCATCCAAGCTGTGTCCCGGGAACATGAAGGGACGTACAGGTGCTTGGTATCCAACGGTGCTACCCACCTGCTTCGCCTGGGTGCTCTTAAAGTTCGAGTCCTTG AAACGCTGACCAAGCCTCACATTGTGCCCCCAAGCCTGAATCTCGTGGAAAATGCCAGCTCCGTGGCCCTGACCTGCCAGACCCCCCATGAGGGGGCTGGAGTCCTGTGGCTCCTGAGGGGCCAGGCTCTCCTGCCCAGCGATCACCTCGTGCTGTCGGCTGACAACAGGAGCCTGGTCATCCACGGCCTCCGGCGGGACGATACAGGACCCTATGAGTGTGAGGTCTGGAACTGGGGCAGCCGGGCACGAAGCGAGCCCTTCAGGCTCGCCATGAGCT ACGGCCCTGACCGAGTGGACATCACCAGCGGGTCTGCGCCCGGGGTGGTCGGCACCGTGGAGGCCGAGCTCAACTCCAGCCTGACCCTGCAGTGCCGGGCGGAGTCCCAGCCAGGCGCTGAGTTTCACTGGACCCTTGAACAGTCCACCGCTGTGCATGCGGGGCAGGTGCTGATCATCTGGGCCCTGACCTGGGAGCACCAGGGGATCTACAACTGCACGGCCTCCAACCCGCTGACCCACCTGGCCCGCTCTGCCTCGGTCCGGGTCAGAGTGGTAG GTCCCCAGTCATCCCTGTCTGCAGGAGCCATTGGTGGCATTGCTATCGGGATCCTGGCTGTCATTGCCCTGTCCGCAGGGCTGGGCTGCTTCCTCTACATCAGAAATGCCAGA CGGCTCTCAAGGGAAAAAGCAGAGGACCCCATCCAGGAGGCAGCAACACCCACCTCTGAGGAGGAGCCCCATGCAGAGTCCTGTTCCA ACTGGCTGAGCCCCATGTATGCCAATTTACCCAAACCTCAAGGACAGGTTGGAGTCACAAAG CTCTTCAACATGACAATGTGCAGCTTTGAGCTCCTCTGGGAATCAGGAG